A section of the Rummeliibacillus pycnus genome encodes:
- a CDS encoding YceD family protein: MKWAIPQLSKYRQNGMPIDEFVQLDGLMRRNTDIRRSTPVHVKGFCTFGAGQMNCHFQLTGTLTLPCSRTWEDVEFPFNIESDEVFSWSEDINADEYDNVHPVEGEVIDVDPVLEELILLEIPIQVFKEGAENPAPKNNADWSYLTEDEFLSQKEKDAQKTDPRLAALAKYFDQTDE; the protein is encoded by the coding sequence ATGAAATGGGCAATCCCACAATTATCTAAATATCGCCAAAACGGGATGCCAATTGACGAATTTGTTCAATTGGACGGACTTATGCGTCGTAATACGGATATTCGCCGTAGTACACCCGTTCATGTAAAAGGATTCTGTACATTTGGTGCAGGTCAAATGAACTGTCATTTTCAATTGACAGGCACACTTACACTTCCTTGTTCACGAACTTGGGAAGATGTCGAATTTCCTTTTAATATTGAATCAGATGAAGTTTTTAGCTGGTCTGAGGATATAAATGCAGATGAATATGATAACGTTCATCCTGTTGAAGGAGAAGTGATTGATGTTGACCCTGTATTAGAAGAACTAATTTTATTAGAAATTCCGATACAAGTGTTCAAAGAAGGTGCTGAAAATCCAGCTCCCAAAAATAATGCCGATTGGTCTTATTTAACGGAGGATGAGTTTTTAAGTCAAAAAGAAAAAGACGCGCAAAAAACGGATCCAAGACTGGCTGCATTAGCTAAGTATTTTGATCAAACAGACGAATAA
- a CDS encoding penicillin-binding protein — MFFRIFYIQVTGQAEGQKLAAKAAARYEKTRTITADRGDILDRHGQVIAQDAISYRLVAVVNPKASKGTNRIMHVENPKKTAAILAKYINLDEEEIYKILTPENKDTYQVEFGSAGRDVNHTTMKEIMKEKLPGIIFMEDKKRFYPNGIFASNLIGIARKQNDATPEAPTVGKMGLEAIYNKELSGVNGSVHYKSDLLGYLLPNSKKMVQTAKDGDNVYLTIDRTIQNFLEDSMSKVYKQYNPESMVAVVANPKTGEILAVSQRPTFNPQTGEGLDNSWINEMTETTLEPGSTMKTFTLSTAIQEGKWNPNDTFQSGQYTVYDRTIRDANQVGWGRITYLEGIQRSSNVGMANLLKKIGDKTFINYMRKFGFGQKTGIDLPNEATGKILDEYPINRVTTTYGQGSTVTPIQLIQALTAVANNGKMMQPYVIDKVVDPNTGKIIKEHKPIVKGNPISAETAKLVRETLATTVTSEKGTAQKFASKEYEVAGKTGTAQIPKPNGGYYWGKNNFLYSFLGMAPAKDPKLIMYIAIKKPHLGLTEVGSEPTSKVFNTVMESSLKYLNIKPSKTTTSKSILMDDFVGQESEKAIVNLETKNVQPVVIGSKGKITDQYPKKGQTVLAESHIFVKTSGNIKIPDFKGWSLRDILTYQSLSGIEIDVKGDGYVQEQNIKADTVYDGSKKLVLTLEKPQQNYK, encoded by the coding sequence ATGTTTTTTCGAATTTTCTATATTCAAGTAACAGGGCAAGCAGAAGGTCAAAAATTAGCTGCTAAAGCAGCAGCGAGATATGAGAAGACTAGAACTATTACAGCCGATCGAGGGGATATTTTAGATAGACATGGACAAGTTATTGCTCAAGATGCTATTAGCTATCGTTTAGTCGCTGTTGTCAATCCTAAAGCATCCAAAGGTACAAATAGAATAATGCACGTGGAAAATCCTAAAAAAACAGCTGCTATTTTAGCAAAATATATTAATTTGGATGAAGAAGAAATCTATAAAATACTTACTCCTGAAAATAAGGATACCTATCAAGTAGAGTTTGGGTCAGCGGGGCGTGATGTTAATCATACAACCATGAAAGAAATCATGAAAGAAAAGCTACCTGGCATTATTTTTATGGAAGATAAAAAAAGATTTTATCCAAATGGTATTTTTGCATCTAATTTAATTGGTATAGCTCGAAAACAAAATGATGCCACTCCAGAAGCACCTACAGTTGGGAAAATGGGGTTAGAAGCTATTTATAATAAAGAGCTATCCGGAGTAAATGGGAGTGTACATTATAAAAGTGATTTATTAGGATACTTATTACCTAATAGTAAAAAGATGGTCCAAACAGCGAAAGATGGAGATAATGTTTATCTTACGATTGATAGAACCATTCAAAATTTCTTAGAAGACTCTATGAGCAAGGTTTACAAACAATATAATCCAGAATCAATGGTTGCAGTTGTAGCAAATCCGAAAACTGGTGAAATATTAGCAGTTTCACAACGTCCAACATTTAATCCTCAGACTGGTGAAGGTTTAGATAACAGTTGGATAAATGAAATGACGGAAACTACTCTTGAGCCAGGATCAACAATGAAAACATTTACACTTTCAACAGCAATTCAAGAAGGTAAATGGAATCCAAACGACACTTTCCAATCAGGTCAATATACAGTTTATGACCGTACGATTCGTGATGCAAACCAAGTTGGTTGGGGAAGGATTACATATTTAGAAGGGATTCAGCGATCCTCAAATGTTGGTATGGCAAATCTGCTAAAAAAAATTGGTGATAAGACATTTATTAATTACATGAGGAAATTTGGTTTTGGTCAAAAAACAGGTATTGATTTACCAAACGAAGCCACTGGTAAAATATTAGATGAATATCCAATTAACCGAGTTACAACAACCTATGGTCAAGGATCTACAGTGACACCAATTCAATTAATTCAGGCGCTTACTGCAGTTGCAAATAATGGTAAAATGATGCAGCCTTATGTAATTGATAAGGTTGTTGATCCGAACACAGGTAAAATAATTAAAGAACATAAACCGATTGTAAAAGGTAACCCAATTTCTGCTGAAACAGCTAAGCTAGTTAGGGAAACATTAGCTACAACAGTAACATCTGAAAAAGGTACAGCTCAAAAGTTTGCAAGTAAGGAATACGAAGTAGCTGGTAAAACGGGTACCGCACAAATTCCTAAACCAAATGGTGGTTACTATTGGGGAAAGAATAATTTTCTTTACTCATTTTTAGGTATGGCTCCTGCAAAAGATCCAAAGTTAATCATGTATATTGCAATTAAAAAACCACATTTAGGTTTAACAGAAGTAGGCTCAGAGCCGACGTCTAAAGTTTTTAATACAGTGATGGAAAGTAGCTTGAAATACTTGAATATTAAACCATCTAAAACGACTACTTCAAAATCAATTTTAATGGATGATTTCGTAGGTCAAGAATCAGAAAAAGCTATTGTTAATCTAGAAACTAAAAATGTTCAGCCAGTAGTTATTGGATCAAAAGGAAAAATAACAGATCAATATCCGAAAAAAGGCCAGACAGTATTAGCTGAAAGTCATATATTTGTTAAAACTTCAGGTAATATTAAAATTCCAGATTTTAAAGGATGGTCACTACGTGATATTTTAACGTATCAATCACTATCAGGCATAGAGATTGACGTAAAAGGTGATGGGTATGTACAAGAGCAAAATATAAAAGCTGATACAGTATATGACGGAAGCAAAAAATTAGTATTAACATTAGAAAAACCACAACAAAACTATAAGTAA
- a CDS encoding enoyl-CoA hydratase/isomerase family protein translates to MAYYFSEQDGILTFTINRPEKRNAVNDEVMEGFKEVIEYVHTHQSVRFLVVTGAGDRAFCSGGDLSEFHNLFTEEQAFGMLSKMAKILYELATLPVPTIALVNGAAVGGGCEIATACDFRLVKKDARCGFIQGTLGITSGWGGGTYLFERGLRHDRALKMLVDAKAYPADLLYEIGFAMRIFDNDKEQALAEFIADMKKIHPNVHKAYKEMELRKWRERHLFDRVMDEVKTCAKLWESEEHHKAVKQFLSKTK, encoded by the coding sequence ATGGCTTATTATTTTTCAGAACAAGATGGTATATTAACATTTACGATTAATCGACCAGAAAAACGGAATGCAGTTAATGATGAAGTGATGGAAGGGTTTAAAGAAGTCATAGAATATGTACATACCCATCAATCTGTTCGTTTTTTAGTAGTGACGGGAGCCGGTGATAGAGCTTTTTGTTCTGGGGGAGATTTATCAGAATTTCATAATCTCTTTACGGAAGAACAAGCTTTTGGGATGCTTAGCAAAATGGCTAAAATTCTATATGAACTTGCAACATTACCAGTCCCTACAATTGCACTTGTGAATGGTGCTGCTGTTGGTGGAGGATGTGAAATAGCTACTGCGTGCGATTTCCGATTAGTAAAAAAAGATGCAAGATGTGGCTTTATTCAAGGGACATTAGGTATTACTTCCGGTTGGGGTGGAGGAACCTACCTATTTGAAAGAGGATTACGCCATGATCGAGCTTTAAAAATGTTAGTAGATGCAAAAGCATACCCAGCTGACTTACTTTACGAAATTGGCTTTGCTATGCGTATTTTTGATAATGATAAAGAACAAGCTTTAGCGGAATTTATAGCAGATATGAAAAAAATCCATCCAAATGTTCATAAGGCATACAAAGAAATGGAATTACGAAAATGGCGTGAACGTCATTTGTTTGATCGTGTTATGGATGAGGTTAAAACTTGCGCAAAACTATGGGAAAGTGAAGAACATCATAAAGCAGTAAAACAGTTTCTATCAAAAACAAAATAA
- a CDS encoding DUF3397 domain-containing protein has product MANLSVILDILVLCPFLVLGILYLVLKKFTKKSGKHFSKSADITTIILFFSIPATVKFFWSFDIGFTVFIIAILIAMVFTVIEWRTKKEIEIMPLFRKIWRFLFLVLSFTYMAILIVALIHQIIIHLNS; this is encoded by the coding sequence ATGGCGAATTTATCCGTTATTTTGGATATTCTTGTATTATGTCCGTTTCTTGTTTTAGGAATACTGTATCTAGTCTTGAAAAAGTTTACTAAAAAATCGGGAAAACACTTTAGCAAGTCAGCAGACATAACAACGATTATTTTGTTTTTTTCAATACCAGCAACTGTAAAATTCTTTTGGTCTTTTGATATAGGTTTTACGGTCTTTATTATCGCAATACTAATAGCGATGGTGTTTACAGTAATTGAATGGAGAACCAAGAAAGAAATAGAAATAATGCCTCTATTTCGTAAGATCTGGCGGTTTTTATTTTTAGTTCTTTCGTTTACATACATGGCAATACTAATCGTTGCATTAATCCATCAAATTATCATTCATTTAAACAGCTGA
- the rpmF gene encoding 50S ribosomal protein L32, whose protein sequence is MAVPFRRTSKTAKRQRRTHFKLAVPGMVACPNCGELKLAHHVCKACGQYKGKEVVSK, encoded by the coding sequence ATGGCTGTACCATTTAGAAGAACTTCTAAAACTGCGAAACGTCAACGTCGCACACATTTTAAACTAGCTGTACCAGGTATGGTTGCTTGCCCAAACTGTGGTGAACTTAAATTGGCTCACCATGTATGTAAAGCATGTGGACAATACAAAGGTAAAGAAGTTGTGAGCAAATAA
- the ftsL gene encoding cell division protein FtsL yields MALLDQKEQYIYTQQPVAPERHVPKTATKPIKSIFTKIEKVLMIAMVIVIAVIAVMNLNVQSSINNTSVEIQKTEMNIDEVKKQNSELSMEVSELSTYDRIWTKAKALGLKLNENNVKVVSGQ; encoded by the coding sequence ATGGCACTACTTGATCAGAAGGAACAGTATATCTATACCCAGCAACCAGTTGCGCCAGAAAGGCATGTCCCGAAAACTGCAACTAAACCTATTAAAAGTATTTTTACAAAAATAGAAAAAGTTCTGATGATTGCAATGGTTATAGTGATTGCGGTAATTGCTGTAATGAATTTAAACGTTCAATCTTCCATCAATAACACTTCAGTTGAAATTCAAAAAACTGAAATGAATATAGATGAAGTGAAAAAACAAAACTCAGAATTGTCTATGGAAGTAAGCGAGCTTTCAACATATGATCGTATTTGGACAAAAGCAAAAGCTTTGGGGTTAAAACTCAACGAAAATAACGTGAAAGTAGTGTCAGGACAATGA
- a CDS encoding nucleotidyltransferase has translation MIATGVIVEYNPFHNGHLYHIKQSREHTDADVMIAVMSGHFLQRGEPAFVDKWTRTKMALASGVDLVIELPYVYATAQASDFAKGGVLLLEALQCDFLSFGSEQGNIAPFLHTYSLLENENAMFQEEVQKLIKTGLSYPHALNTAYQKLIPNSGVTYADLTKPNNVLGYHYVETTQKYKTHVKPITIQRIQAGYHDTIRDSMTIASATGIRQAIQEQHSIQNVSSFLPDTSFHALTDWFEEYHHFASWELFWPYLRFSILRLTPAQIASYAEVTEGIEFLIIQAAKECRDFSSFMQKVKSKRYTWTRIQRMITHIFTNFTWQQLKSVNLPSYIRLLGMTQNGQRYLSERKKFFTLPIVSRVASSNDAMLLQDIHATDLYMLSLGKNKMGMDYKIPPIRY, from the coding sequence TTGATTGCAACTGGTGTAATTGTCGAATACAATCCATTTCATAACGGACATCTCTATCATATCAAACAATCTCGAGAACATACAGATGCAGATGTAATGATTGCCGTAATGAGTGGTCATTTTTTACAACGTGGTGAACCAGCATTTGTTGACAAGTGGACTAGAACGAAAATGGCACTAGCCAGTGGCGTGGATTTAGTTATTGAACTTCCATATGTTTATGCTACAGCCCAGGCTAGTGATTTTGCTAAGGGTGGTGTTCTATTACTAGAAGCATTGCAATGTGATTTTTTATCATTTGGAAGTGAACAAGGAAATATTGCACCATTTTTGCATACTTACAGCCTTTTAGAGAACGAAAACGCTATGTTTCAAGAGGAAGTTCAGAAATTAATTAAAACCGGTTTAAGCTATCCTCATGCATTAAATACAGCCTATCAAAAGCTTATCCCAAATAGTGGGGTTACATACGCTGATTTAACAAAGCCTAATAATGTTCTTGGCTATCATTACGTAGAAACTACTCAAAAATATAAAACACATGTGAAACCCATTACGATTCAACGTATTCAGGCAGGTTACCATGATACAATACGCGATAGCATGACAATTGCTAGTGCAACAGGTATTCGTCAAGCAATCCAAGAACAACATTCTATACAAAATGTTTCTTCTTTTTTGCCGGATACATCATTCCATGCATTAACAGATTGGTTTGAAGAATATCACCATTTTGCGAGTTGGGAACTTTTTTGGCCCTATTTAAGGTTTTCAATTCTTCGATTAACACCTGCACAAATTGCTTCATATGCAGAAGTTACTGAAGGAATTGAATTTTTAATCATCCAAGCCGCTAAAGAATGCCGTGATTTTTCGAGCTTTATGCAAAAAGTAAAATCTAAGCGCTATACTTGGACAAGAATACAACGCATGATTACGCATATTTTCACAAACTTTACTTGGCAACAGCTTAAATCAGTGAATCTTCCTAGCTATATTCGCTTACTTGGTATGACCCAAAATGGTCAACGTTATTTATCTGAAAGAAAAAAATTTTTTACATTACCAATTGTAAGTCGCGTGGCAAGTTCAAATGATGCCATGTTATTACAGGATATTCATGCAACCGATTTATATATGCTATCTCTTGGAAAAAACAAAATGGGCATGGATTATAAAATCCCGCCCATTAGATATTAA
- the mraZ gene encoding division/cell wall cluster transcriptional repressor MraZ has translation MFMGEYQHNIDVKGRLIIPAKFREHFLEGFVITRGLDQCLFGYPIEEWKKLEEKLKKLPVTKKDARAFTRFFFSGATEVEIDKQGRINIPMNLLSYAHIEKECVILGVSNRIEIWAQQSWQEYFAESEDSFNEIAENMIDFDI, from the coding sequence ATGTTCATGGGTGAATATCAACATAACATCGATGTAAAGGGCCGCTTAATCATACCAGCAAAATTTCGAGAACATTTTCTAGAAGGTTTCGTGATCACTCGAGGATTGGATCAGTGTTTGTTTGGGTATCCTATTGAAGAGTGGAAAAAACTTGAGGAAAAATTAAAAAAATTGCCTGTTACCAAAAAAGATGCGCGTGCATTTACACGTTTCTTCTTTTCAGGTGCAACGGAAGTAGAAATCGATAAGCAAGGCCGTATTAACATACCCATGAATTTACTCTCATATGCCCATATAGAAAAGGAATGTGTGATTCTCGGTGTGTCCAATAGAATTGAAATTTGGGCACAGCAATCATGGCAAGAATACTTTGCTGAATCAGAGGATTCGTTTAACGAGATTGCAGAGAATATGATTGACTTTGATATATAA
- a CDS encoding transcriptional regulator encodes MELKKRKDQWLQQDDDRLAQIVLQAVSEGRSQLAGFQEAAEALGRTKQACGFRWNKTLRKVHEKELENAKSQPKQMMRTHLKQALTSFDQLSEAYFELKDDYDQLQHNYSELLQWLETGTQYLKKETSE; translated from the coding sequence ATGGAATTAAAAAAAAGAAAAGATCAATGGCTTCAACAAGATGATGATCGCTTAGCGCAAATCGTGTTACAGGCAGTGAGTGAAGGACGTTCCCAATTGGCAGGCTTTCAAGAGGCTGCAGAGGCGTTGGGGAGAACTAAGCAAGCATGCGGATTTAGATGGAATAAAACATTACGTAAAGTTCATGAAAAGGAATTAGAAAATGCAAAATCACAGCCTAAACAGATGATGAGAACGCATTTAAAGCAAGCGTTAACAAGTTTTGATCAACTTTCCGAAGCTTATTTTGAATTAAAAGATGACTATGATCAACTTCAACATAATTATTCGGAATTGCTTCAATGGCTTGAAACTGGTACACAATACTTAAAAAAGGAAACATCTGAATAG
- the bshC gene encoding bacillithiol biosynthesis cysteine-adding enzyme BshC, with translation MKLAQIEIPVTNPLLDDYRNQKSSILSFFHYPNRSESFSKRLEDLQNHPIRRERLVAIIRDFMEPLEISDKAEKHLQELEDNAVVIVGGQQSGLLTGPLYSVHKAISVILLAKEQRENLGIPVVPVFWIAGEDHDIDEINHTFTAVNGRLVKHIYGERSKSKKMASTTRLDVEMTRELINETFKQYGETVYTEKLLTNIDSILQKSTTYTDFFVQLMNWLFKEEGLLFIDAANPKLREYEAPYFEQLIQHSETIANVVTIREADLAELGYGTPIGATKEAANLFYVRDGERFLLERHDGKFINHMANVQFSKSEMLTLAKENPTCLSNNVVTRPLMQDMVFPVLAFVGGPGELAYWSTLKDAFETLNMKVPVFVPRMNITIVDRQVQSILDELQISVADALAGKTTVLKTSYEEKVYDTDAKKVIEKTKQLLQSQYEGLQEHLRNHNIHLEKLVDKNLSFHEAQLDFIMRKIEQEILLKHDVELRKYRIIEDRILPGGGLQERTFNPFQFMNEYGEDLVKEILSLPFAINGKHNAIFL, from the coding sequence ATGAAATTGGCGCAAATTGAGATTCCTGTAACGAATCCTTTACTTGATGATTATCGGAATCAGAAATCATCTATATTATCATTTTTTCATTATCCGAATAGATCAGAATCATTTTCAAAACGTTTAGAAGACCTACAAAATCACCCTATTCGTCGTGAGCGCTTAGTAGCGATTATACGTGATTTTATGGAGCCTTTAGAAATCTCCGATAAGGCTGAAAAGCATTTACAAGAATTAGAGGATAATGCAGTGGTTATTGTTGGAGGGCAACAATCTGGGTTGTTAACTGGCCCTCTATACTCTGTTCATAAGGCAATTTCAGTCATTTTATTAGCAAAAGAGCAACGTGAAAATTTAGGTATACCAGTTGTCCCTGTTTTCTGGATTGCGGGAGAAGATCATGATATTGATGAAATTAATCATACTTTCACAGCGGTCAATGGTCGTTTAGTTAAACATATTTATGGTGAACGTTCAAAAAGCAAAAAGATGGCATCTACTACTCGGTTAGATGTTGAAATGACCCGTGAATTGATCAATGAAACATTTAAGCAGTATGGCGAAACAGTGTATACCGAAAAACTATTAACAAACATAGACTCTATACTACAAAAGAGCACAACTTATACAGATTTCTTTGTTCAATTAATGAATTGGTTATTTAAAGAAGAGGGATTATTATTTATTGATGCGGCTAATCCAAAATTACGTGAATATGAAGCGCCTTATTTTGAACAACTCATTCAACATTCAGAAACAATTGCAAATGTCGTTACAATTCGTGAAGCAGATCTTGCTGAACTCGGATATGGAACACCAATCGGGGCGACAAAAGAAGCCGCTAACTTATTCTATGTAAGAGATGGTGAACGCTTTTTATTAGAACGACATGATGGTAAATTTATCAATCATATGGCAAATGTTCAATTTTCAAAGAGCGAGATGCTAACTTTAGCAAAGGAAAATCCAACTTGTTTAAGTAATAATGTTGTTACTCGACCATTAATGCAAGATATGGTATTTCCGGTTCTTGCATTTGTCGGAGGTCCTGGTGAATTAGCTTATTGGTCTACGTTAAAAGACGCGTTTGAAACACTAAATATGAAAGTACCGGTTTTTGTACCGCGTATGAATATCACAATTGTTGATCGTCAAGTACAGTCAATACTTGATGAATTACAAATTTCTGTAGCTGATGCCCTTGCAGGAAAAACAACCGTTTTAAAAACTTCTTATGAAGAAAAAGTCTATGATACTGATGCTAAAAAGGTAATTGAAAAGACAAAACAACTATTACAGTCGCAATATGAAGGATTACAGGAACATTTACGTAATCATAACATTCATCTAGAAAAGTTAGTCGATAAAAACTTAAGTTTCCATGAAGCGCAACTTGATTTTATCATGCGAAAAATTGAGCAAGAAATATTGTTAAAACATGATGTGGAATTAAGAAAATATCGAATAATAGAAGATCGTATACTACCGGGTGGTGGATTACAGGAAAGAACTTTCAATCCATTCCAGTTTATGAATGAGTATGGTGAAGACTTAGTGAAAGAAATATTGTCATTGCCATTTGCAATAAATGGGAAACACAATGCGATTTTTTTATAA
- a CDS encoding ketopantoate reductase family protein — protein sequence MDFVIVGGGAVGLVFANYLAQLGHAVELLVHSEKQRLSIQNEGVTFTNCYGEKSVQKFVVSTNPSDLHQRAIWIIAVKYHHLNELLPLFEQLSEDTELLFIQNGIRHIEFAKKLKQHTIYMGSVEFGAEKINDHNVIHRGIGTLNIAIFRGLQSNLQKYSSLSSTVFPVALIEDYNNMLLRKALLNCFVNTLTTILRVKNGALIEHSYNKKILQQLYQEVMNAFPEQTTQLSFEDVANVCKNTAQNSSSMFADYLNGRIMEIDTIIGGIIEIAHERGYVVPMLSTCYSLLQAMQESGVRD from the coding sequence ATGGATTTTGTTATTGTTGGTGGAGGGGCAGTTGGACTTGTTTTCGCTAATTATCTCGCACAACTTGGACATGCAGTAGAATTGCTTGTTCATTCAGAAAAACAGCGATTATCTATTCAAAACGAAGGAGTAACATTTACAAATTGTTATGGTGAAAAAAGTGTGCAGAAATTTGTCGTAAGTACAAATCCTTCAGATTTACATCAACGTGCCATTTGGATTATTGCTGTAAAATATCACCATCTAAACGAGTTACTCCCTTTATTTGAACAACTATCTGAAGATACTGAGCTATTATTTATTCAAAATGGCATTAGGCATATAGAATTTGCAAAAAAACTTAAACAGCATACAATTTATATGGGGTCCGTAGAATTTGGAGCCGAAAAAATAAATGACCATAATGTGATACATCGTGGTATTGGTACTTTGAATATAGCAATCTTTAGAGGGTTACAATCTAATCTCCAAAAATATTCATCGCTATCTTCAACTGTTTTTCCTGTTGCATTAATAGAAGATTACAATAATATGTTATTACGAAAAGCACTATTGAATTGCTTTGTGAATACTCTCACCACTATACTAAGAGTGAAAAATGGTGCTCTCATTGAGCACTCTTACAATAAAAAAATACTGCAACAATTATATCAAGAAGTAATGAACGCCTTTCCAGAACAAACAACACAGCTTTCGTTTGAAGATGTTGCAAATGTATGTAAAAATACTGCGCAAAATTCTTCTTCAATGTTTGCGGATTATTTAAATGGAAGGATAATGGAAATTGATACGATTATAGGTGGAATTATCGAAATAGCACATGAAAGAGGCTATGTTGTCCCTATGTTATCAACTTGTTATTCATTATTACAGGCGATGCAAGAAAGTGGTGTAAGAGATTGA
- the rsmH gene encoding 16S rRNA (cytosine(1402)-N(4))-methyltransferase RsmH → MFNHTTVLLKETVDGLNIRPDGIYVDCTLGGAGHSEYLVSQLSNKGRLICFDQDLTAIDNAKVCLAPYIDRVTFVHSNFRYLKEELANLGISKVDGVLYDLGVSSPQLDNAERGFSYHQDAPLDMRMDTTAELTAYHVVNEWDYNDLVRIFYRYGEEKFSKQIARKIEEARTKEPIRTTGQLVELIKEGIPAAARRKGGHPAKRIFQAIRIAVNDELGAAEESLLQALDVINIGGRVSVITFHSLEDRLCKTIFKEASSLPELPPGLPIVPEHLAPSIKLVTRKPIIPTEEELEANNRARSAKLRIAERIKD, encoded by the coding sequence TTGTTCAATCATACGACCGTATTACTGAAAGAAACCGTAGATGGATTGAACATTCGTCCTGACGGTATATATGTGGACTGTACTTTAGGTGGTGCAGGACATAGTGAGTACCTTGTTAGCCAATTATCTAATAAAGGACGCCTCATCTGTTTTGATCAAGACTTAACTGCTATAGACAATGCAAAAGTTTGTTTAGCTCCTTATATCGATCGTGTAACTTTTGTCCATTCAAACTTCCGTTATTTGAAAGAAGAATTAGCTAATTTAGGGATTTCTAAAGTAGATGGAGTTTTATACGATTTAGGGGTTTCATCACCACAGCTTGATAATGCTGAAAGAGGATTTAGTTACCATCAAGATGCTCCACTTGATATGCGCATGGATACGACTGCAGAACTTACTGCTTATCACGTGGTCAATGAGTGGGATTACAACGATTTAGTTAGAATTTTTTATCGTTATGGGGAAGAGAAATTTTCAAAACAAATTGCTCGAAAAATTGAAGAAGCACGGACAAAAGAGCCAATTCGTACAACGGGGCAATTAGTAGAGCTAATCAAAGAAGGAATACCAGCAGCAGCAAGACGTAAAGGTGGCCATCCTGCAAAACGTATTTTCCAGGCAATACGTATTGCTGTTAATGATGAGTTAGGGGCAGCAGAAGAATCTTTGCTACAAGCGCTTGATGTCATTAATATAGGTGGACGAGTTAGTGTTATTACCTTCCATTCACTTGAAGATCGCTTATGTAAAACAATTTTTAAAGAAGCTTCTTCACTTCCTGAGTTGCCACCGGGTTTACCTATAGTTCCAGAACATTTGGCACCATCTATAAAACTAGTCACAAGAAAACCGATAATACCAACGGAAGAAGAACTAGAGGCAAATAATCGTGCACGATCTGCAAAACTACGCATCGCTGAAAGAATAAAAGACTAA